The following nucleotide sequence is from Pseudoalteromonas xiamenensis.
GAGTTGGATTTTGCCAAGTGTGATTGGTGCAATAAGCATTAAGTTGTTAAAGCGTCGATATTCCAAGCAGTTTGCTCGCTAACTAGGTCGTTATAATACGAAAGATTCATCAGGATTTCCCACTGTAATCCTGATGATTTACAACTGAATTTACTCACAAACAACCTGATTGAATTTTGCACAACTTTCATCACCCTCTCAAATTTGCTACAATATCTCACTTGCGTAAATGGAGGATGAATGAAGTTACTGTATTGGCTTGATGACTGGCTAACCCTTTCCAAGAATGAACAACAAGCACAGTTACCTTTTACTGGTGACGATTTACTCGATGATGTTTTTGTAAAATACCACTTCGTTGACCTCGACAAACCTCTCCTCTTTACCTTCTCCCCAGCAGGTACAAATTATCAAGAACATGACTTACATGCGGATTTTTCGCCATGGGGTTATCGCTTGGCTCAGAAGCAAGGGGTAAACATTATTGCCTTTCAGCATTTGGGTCGAAGCAATTGGTTTCGAAGCCGCAATTTAATCTTCTTCTTGGAGCAACTCGCGACACTGCTCGAGCCATTTAATCGACGACTTGGCTATGGTACCAGCCGTGGCGGATTCGGTGTTGGCGCATTTGCAAACCTACTACAACTCGATACCGTGTTACTTTTTCATCCTGTCAGCACAAAAAACAAAGCGAAAGCGTATTGGGATACTCGTTCTAGCACTGACATTGCACAGCAATTTGACTGGGAAGGTGATTATCACGACCTAGATTTAGGCAAAGCGCAAGGAT
It contains:
- a CDS encoding cytosolic protein is translated as MKLLYWLDDWLTLSKNEQQAQLPFTGDDLLDDVFVKYHFVDLDKPLLFTFSPAGTNYQEHDLHADFSPWGYRLAQKQGVNIIAFQHLGRSNWFRSRNLIFFLEQLATLLEPFNRRLGYGTSRGGFGVGAFANLLQLDTVLLFHPVSTKNKAKAYWDTRSSTDIAQQFDWEGDYHDLDLGKAQGYIIYDPTNPIDRRHAKRYAGLTHLRVFGMGHGTHATYMNKFGFYKQIAVDFMRSEHIDIAQFRQQTKTLRFKEDYYKRLNKANAKSLHRLELLSKAHNILLEEKVEHVQEHQAQIDIQPLIDIAIKHQDEHPQDAIQLLEVAQQLVPDDPLVAHTLKQLDKDE